CGACGAGGTGATGCGCGCCCACATCGACCTGTACGTGAATGACTTCAGCCTGGATGTGGGCGGGGAAGGCACGCGGGCCGTGCAGGAACTGCACCGCCGGGCCGTGGCGGTGGGGGCGGCGCCGGCCAGTGCCCTTCCGCTGTTCGTGGAGCGGCCCTGAACCGGGCGGGCCGGAACCTCGCCGGCGCCGCGGCCCCGGCATTGTAAGAACTTGTTGAAAGTTGCTGCCCTAGGGTGGGCGCGTGACGACTCAAGGCGCGCCCGCCCTGCCGGCCATCGAGGTGCGCGGGCTTACCAAATTTTACGGCCAGCACCGCGTGCTGGAAGACATCGACCTGCAGGTCCGGCCCGGTGAGGTCTACGCCCTGACCGGCCCCAACGGCACCGGCAAGACCACCCTGATCCGCACCATCACGGGGCTGGCCTTTCCCAACGCCGGGCAGGTGCGGCTGATGGGCTGCGATGTCCACAGCGACGGCGCCCGCGCCCGCGCCCATCTGGGGGCGGTGGTGGAGGCCCCGGCCAAGTTCTACCCGCAGTTCACCGGTACCCAGAACCTGCAGATTCACGCCAACCTCGCGGCCATGGCTCCGGGGTCGAAGAAGGTGGGCCGCGACCGCCTGCGCGAGGTTCTCGCACTGCTGGAACTGACCCGCATGGGAGACCGCAAGGTGCAGGAGTATTCCCTGGGCCAGCGCCAGCGCCTGGGCGTGGCGAGCGCCATCCTGACCGAGCCGAAGGTGCTGATTCTGGACGAACCCACCAGCGGTCTCGATCCACTGGGCATCGGCCTGATCCACCGCATTGTGACCAGCCTGGCGACGGGCGGCTGCGCGGTGATCCTGAGCACCCACCACCTGCGCGAGATCGCCACCTATGCCCACACGGTGGGCATCCTGACCGGCGGGCGGTTGGTGGACACCGTGGACCTGCGCGCCCGGCAGGCCGCCTACCGTTTCCGGGTGGATGATCCGCTGGGCGCGGCCCAGGCCCTGGAGGGATTGCCGTTTGTCCGCAAGGTCAGCACCCGCACGCCCTACGCCATCGCCCACCTGGGCGGCGAGTCGCGCGTGCCCGACGCCCTGGCCCACCTGAGCGCCGGGGGCATCCGCGTGTTCGAGGCCAGCCCCGACCACTTCGACCTGTACGAGTACTACCGCGAACGCGTGGAGCACGCCTGATGAACACCCCCTCCTGCCGCCCGTCCTGCCCTGCCCCGGAGCGCCCCCGATGCTGACCCTGCTGCTGCTGGAGTTCCGCAAGATGCTGGGGTCGCGCAGCGCCAAACTGGCCCTGATCGTCACCTTCCTGCTGCCGCTGGTCTGGGCCTTTGCCCCGCGCCTGAACGCCCTGATTCCGGTGGGCCTGGTGAGCGGCTGGCAGCTGCCCGCCGTCAGCATCGGCGTGACCCTGCCGTACCTGCTGCCCCTGTTCATCGCGGTCACGGTGGCCGAGATGATCGGCGCGGAGACGGCCCAGGGCACCCTCGCGCCGCTGCTGCTGCGGCCGGTGGACCGCGTGCGGGTGATTGCGAGCAAGCTGATCGCCGCCCTGGCCTTTCCCTTCCTGCTGCTGTTCACGACGGTGACCGGCTCGCTGCTCGCGGGCATCGCGCTGGGCTTCGGAACGTTTACCGGCGGCACCGGACTGGGACCGGGCCTGTTCGTGGGGGTGGGCGAACTCGGCGGCGCCGCCGCCTTTGCCCAGGTGCTGCGCGGCGCCGTGCTCGCCGCCGTGGTGCTGATGCCGGTGGCGGCCCTGTCGCTGCTGTTCGGCGTGCTGTTCCTGAACACGGCGGCGGCGGCGCTGGCCACCTTCGCCGCACTGATCGTCATGCGCCTGATGGTGGTGCTGCCCGACGCCCTGCAGCGCGTTCTGCCCACCTCACACTTCGCGCTGTATGTGCAGCAGGGCGACATTTTTCAGCCGCTGATCCTGCTGCTGATCTACACGGCGGGCTTCGGGCTGATGTCGGTCCTCGCCTTTGACCGCCGGGACGTGTAGCGAGCAGGCACGGGCGGGGACACGGTGGGGGTGGGCATTTGGTCCACCCCCGTCTGCTGCTTGCTAGCCTGGAACCATGACCGCGCCCCTGACCCTTTCTGACCGTGGCAGTCTGTACGACCGCATCGGGCCGCAGGTGCTGGCGGCGCTGGTGCAGCGTTTCTACGCGCGCGTGGCTGCCGACCCGGACCTTGCCCCCATCTTTCCGGCCGACCTGACCCTGACCGCCGAGAAACAGCTGGCCTTTCTCACCGGCTTTCTGGGGGGCCCGCCGCTGTACCACCAGCGCTTCGGCCCGCCACGGCTGCGGGCCCGTCACCTGCCGCACGCCATCACCCCCCGGCGGGCGGGCGCGTGGATGGCGTGTATGGAGGCGGCCATTCACGAAACCCCCGAACTCGGTCCGGACGAGGCGCGCGAGCTGGCCTCGGCGCTGGCCCGGGTGGCGGTCCACATGGTGAACACGCCGGACCTGCCGGGCTGAGTCACCGCCCGAGCCGGCACCAACATGGACAACTCTTTTCATTTGACTAGCCGCCCGCCGCCCAGGCACGGCGCGCTTTTCCTACACTGCGGGCATGACGATTCAGCGCAGCATTGACGACCTCCGCGCCGAGGTCGACCAGATCAACCGCGACCTTCTGAAGCTGCTGTCCCAGCGCGGCGAGGTGGTTGCGCAGATCGGGCACGCCAAGACCCAGGAAGGCCGCCCCCAGCACTACGATCCTGCCCGAGAGGAGCAGCAGCTTCATGAGCTGGAATCGCTGAACCCGGGACCGTTCACGGGGGCCGCCGTGAAGGCCATCTTCAAGGAGATCTTCAAGGCCAGCCTCGCGCTGGAAGAAAGCAACGACAAGAAACAGCTGCTCGTCTCGCGCAAGGTCAAGAGCGAGGACACCGTGCTGGACATCGACGGAGTGCGCATCGGCGGCGACGCGCCTCCCATTATCATCGCCGGGCCGTGCTCCATCGAATCCGAAGATCAGATGGAACAGACCGCCGACTTCCTGGCCGCCAAGGGCATCAAGATCCTGCGCGGCGGGGCCTACAAGCCGCGCACCAGCCCCTACGGCTTCCAGGGCATGGGCGTGGACGGCCTGATCCTGGGCAACCGCGTGGCCAAGGACCGGGGCATGCTGTTCGTCACGGAGGTCATGGACACCCGCGACGTGGAGATCGTGGCCGAGTACGCCGACATCCTGCAGGTGGGAGCGCGCAACATGCACAACTTTGCCCTGCTGCGCGAGGTGGGCCGCGCCCGCCGCCCGGTGCTGCTCAAGCGCGGCCTGAGCGCCACCATCGAGGAGTGGCTGTACGCCGCCGAGTACATCCTCTCGGAGGGCAACAACGAGGTCATCCTGTGCGAGCGCGGCATCCGCACCTTTGAGAAGTGGACCCGCAATACCCTGGACCTTTCGGCCGTGGCCCTGGCCAAGCAGGAGACCCACCTGCCGGTGATCGTGGACGTGACCCACGCCGCCGGACGCCGCGACCTGTTGATTCCGCTGGCCAAGGCCGCGCTGGCCGTGGGCGCCGACGGCATCCACGTGGAAGTTCACCCCAGCCCCGCCACCGCCCTGAGCGACAACGAGCAGCAGCTGGATTTTGCCGGTTA
This DNA window, taken from Deinococcus aerophilus, encodes the following:
- a CDS encoding ABC transporter permease, which translates into the protein MLTLLLLEFRKMLGSRSAKLALIVTFLLPLVWAFAPRLNALIPVGLVSGWQLPAVSIGVTLPYLLPLFIAVTVAEMIGAETAQGTLAPLLLRPVDRVRVIASKLIAALAFPFLLLFTTVTGSLLAGIALGFGTFTGGTGLGPGLFVGVGELGGAAAFAQVLRGAVLAAVVLMPVAALSLLFGVLFLNTAAAALATFAALIVMRLMVVLPDALQRVLPTSHFALYVQQGDIFQPLILLLIYTAGFGLMSVLAFDRRDV
- a CDS encoding bifunctional 3-deoxy-7-phosphoheptulonate synthase/chorismate mutase, translated to MTIQRSIDDLRAEVDQINRDLLKLLSQRGEVVAQIGHAKTQEGRPQHYDPAREEQQLHELESLNPGPFTGAAVKAIFKEIFKASLALEESNDKKQLLVSRKVKSEDTVLDIDGVRIGGDAPPIIIAGPCSIESEDQMEQTADFLAAKGIKILRGGAYKPRTSPYGFQGMGVDGLILGNRVAKDRGMLFVTEVMDTRDVEIVAEYADILQVGARNMHNFALLREVGRARRPVLLKRGLSATIEEWLYAAEYILSEGNNEVILCERGIRTFEKWTRNTLDLSAVALAKQETHLPVIVDVTHAAGRRDLLIPLAKAALAVGADGIHVEVHPSPATALSDNEQQLDFAGYDRFEAELASMLKVPAGV
- a CDS encoding globin domain-containing protein, with product MTAPLTLSDRGSLYDRIGPQVLAALVQRFYARVAADPDLAPIFPADLTLTAEKQLAFLTGFLGGPPLYHQRFGPPRLRARHLPHAITPRRAGAWMACMEAAIHETPELGPDEARELASALARVAVHMVNTPDLPG
- a CDS encoding ABC transporter ATP-binding protein translates to MTTQGAPALPAIEVRGLTKFYGQHRVLEDIDLQVRPGEVYALTGPNGTGKTTLIRTITGLAFPNAGQVRLMGCDVHSDGARARAHLGAVVEAPAKFYPQFTGTQNLQIHANLAAMAPGSKKVGRDRLREVLALLELTRMGDRKVQEYSLGQRQRLGVASAILTEPKVLILDEPTSGLDPLGIGLIHRIVTSLATGGCAVILSTHHLREIATYAHTVGILTGGRLVDTVDLRARQAAYRFRVDDPLGAAQALEGLPFVRKVSTRTPYAIAHLGGESRVPDALAHLSAGGIRVFEASPDHFDLYEYYRERVEHA